The Candidatus Zixiibacteriota bacterium genome includes the window AAGGCAGCCATGTCGATGCCGGAGTGTACATCGACCGTCGGGACAAACTCACGCGCGAGAAGAGGTGGGAGTTGCTCGACGAAGACCTTGACTATAATCGCAATCAACTGGATCGGGATGTTGTCGCCGTAGACCAGATTCGCACCGTTATCCAGACCTTCAGGGATAGAGCTTTACCCGAGATGTTTCCCGGACGGGGCGAGGTGCCCAAGACACTGGTGTTTGCTAAGGATGATTCGCACGCAGAAGATATAACCGGTATCATCAAAGAGGAATTCGGCAAAGGTAACGACTTCTGTAAGAAAATCACCTATCGCACAACCGGCGAGTCGACCGAGAGTCTGATAGCCAGCTTCCGCAACTCCTACAATCCTCGAATTGCCGTCACAGTCGATATGATCTCTACCGGGACCGACATCAAACCTCTGGAGTGTCTTCTCTTCATGCGGGATATCAAGTCCCGAACCTACTTTGAGCAGATGAAAGGTCGCGGCACACGCACTATCAATAAGGACGACCTTCAGCGGATCACTCCCGGTGCGAGGTTCAAAACTCATTTTGTCATTGTCGATGCAGTCGGAGTGTGCGAGTCAGACAAGACCGACTCCCGTCCGCTGGAACGTAAACGGACTATTCCTTTTGAGAAGCTGCTCAACTCTATCGCCTTTGGAAACCGGGAGGATGATGTCATCAGTTCGTTGGCCGGTCGTCTGGCGCGACTGGATCAAACGATTGAATCCAAAGACAGGAAGAAACTGACAGAAGCTGCCGACGGCACCGAGCTAAACACAATCATCCATGGGATGCTTGGCTCGATAGATGCCGACGCTCAGATCGAACACGCCAAAAAGAAGTTTGCCGCCAAGACGCCGACCGAAGAGCAAATCACTGAGGCTGCGATTGATCTCAAAAACGATGCCTGCTCGGTGTTTGACGATCCGACTTTTCGCGAGACGATTCTTGATGTCAAAAAGAAGTCCGAACAGACTATCGACAACCTGAGTAAGGACACTGTTACCTTCGCCGGGTTCGACGAACAGGCACGGCAAAAGGCGGAGTCGATCATCACCAGTTTCAAGGAATTCATAGCGCAGAACCGCGACGAGATCACGGCATTGCAGATTCTCTATTCCCGGCCCTATGGTCAGCGGAAACTGACCGTCGAGACAATCAAGGCGCTTGCTGATTTACTCTCAGGTCAGGACCGTCTTATGACACCGGAAATCATCTGGCAGGCGTACGACCGTCTTGAGAGAGGGAGAGTTCGTGGGGTATCGGTACCCCGGCTGCTGACTGATATGGTCTCGTTGGTGCGGCATGCCATGGGGCACGAAGATATCCTTGAGCCGTTTGCGGAGTATGTCAACCAACGTTTCGATCAATGGCTGGGTCTGCAGAAGGAGAACGGCGTCGAGTTCACTGAAGAGCAGATGAAATGGCTCTTGATGATAAGGGACCACATTGCTACTTCCGCCAGTATCTCTAAGGATGATTTTGAGCGAGTGCCATTTAGTCAGCAGGGTGGACTGATGAAGGTCTTTCGTTTGTTTGGTGATGAGTACGAGAAGCTTGTTGATGAGCTAAACGAGGTGCTGGTGGCGTGAGTAGGGTAGAAATTGTCCAGCATGTCTTGCCTTCCAATTGGGCATGGTCC containing:
- a CDS encoding DEAD/DEAH box helicase family protein, with amino-acid sequence MSGPEDKAREQIDQLLQAAGWQVQDRDKVNLGASLGVAVRYFQMKEKNEADYVLFVDRKAAGVLEAKAVGIPLGGVAVQTDNYLRLLPDGIPSYGTPLPFAYESTGVETMFRDERDPEPCSRSLFAFHTPSQLKKWLEEEGTLRGRLREMPDIADPRLYDCQEEALDGLEESLRHFKPRALIQMATGSGKTFTAISQIYRLIKFAGAKRILFLVDRRTLGKQARREFEDYTTPDDGRKFKQIYNIQHLTSNVLDDVSRVHICTIQRLFSMLKGDAELAEDLDEKSPWELETGTKQAEVRYNPRIPIGYYDFIITDECHRSIYHLWRQVLEYFDAFLIGLTATPSKQTIGFFNQNLVTEYSHERAVADGINVGYEVYRIKTEIGEKGSHVDAGVYIDRRDKLTREKRWELLDEDLDYNRNQLDRDVVAVDQIRTVIQTFRDRALPEMFPGRGEVPKTLVFAKDDSHAEDITGIIKEEFGKGNDFCKKITYRTTGESTESLIASFRNSYNPRIAVTVDMISTGTDIKPLECLLFMRDIKSRTYFEQMKGRGTRTINKDDLQRITPGARFKTHFVIVDAVGVCESDKTDSRPLERKRTIPFEKLLNSIAFGNREDDVISSLAGRLARLDQTIESKDRKKLTEAADGTELNTIIHGMLGSIDADAQIEHAKKKFAAKTPTEEQITEAAIDLKNDACSVFDDPTFRETILDVKKKSEQTIDNLSKDTVTFAGFDEQARQKAESIITSFKEFIAQNRDEITALQILYSRPYGQRKLTVETIKALADLLSGQDRLMTPEIIWQAYDRLERGRVRGVSVPRLLTDMVSLVRHAMGHEDILEPFAEYVNQRFDQWLGLQKENGVEFTEEQMKWLLMIRDHIATSASISKDDFERVPFSQQGGLMKVFRLFGDEYEKLVDELNEVLVA